Proteins encoded within one genomic window of Triticum aestivum cultivar Chinese Spring chromosome 2D, IWGSC CS RefSeq v2.1, whole genome shotgun sequence:
- the LOC123053184 gene encoding glycine--tRNA ligase, mitochondrial 1, protein MLLRLLSSASRAIAAKPHPPQTLAAAAAGATSTTRKLAAMAGNREAFRVAVGNTLERRLFYVPSFKIYGGVAGLYDYGPPGCAVKANVLAFWRQHFVLEEGMLEVDCPCVTPEVVLKASGHVEKFTDLMVKDEKTGSCYRADHLLKDFCKEKLENDNTLSPQKEEELNHILAVLDDLSAEQLGAKIKEYGIAAPDTKNPLSDPYPFNLMFQTSIGPSGLSAGYMRPETAQGIFVNFKDLYYYNGNKLPFAAAQIGQAFRNEISPRQGLLRVREFTLAEIEHFVDPEDKSHPKFSDVSDLEFLMFPREDQLTGRSATRVRLGEAVSEGTVNNETLGFFIGRVYLFLTQLGIDKDRLRFRQHLPNEMAHYAADCWDAEIECSYGWIECVGIADRSAYDLRAHSDKSGVPLEAHEKFAEPREVEKLVITPSKKELGLAFKGDQKMVLEALEAMGETEALGMKAALESKGDVEFKVCTLGKDVTIKRNMVSINMEKKKEHQRKFTPSVIEPSFGIGRIIYCLFEHCFYQRTGKTDDEQLNVFRFPPLVAPIKCTVFPLVKVEKFDVVAKKISKALTTAGISHIIDITGTSIGKRYARTDEIGVPLAITVDSTTSVTVRDRDSKDQIRVEVDEVALVVKEVTDGQSTWADIMWRYPAHTALATDEEEASET, encoded by the exons atgctcctccgcctcctctcgTCCGCCTCTCGCGCCATCGCAGCAAAACCTCACCCACCCCAAACCCTAGCAGCTGCTGCAGCTGGCGCCACCTCAACAACCCGGAAGCTCGCAGCCATGGCGGGTAACCGGGAGGCGTTCCGCGTGGCGGTGGGGAACACGCTCGAGCGGCGCCTCTTCTACGTGCCGTCCTTCAAGATCTACGGAGGCGTCGCGGGGCTCTATGACTACGGGCCGCCAGGGTGCGCCGTCAAGGCAAACGTCCTCGCCTTCTGGCGCCAG CATTTCGTGTTGGAGGAAGGGATGCTTGAGGTGGACTGTCCATGTGTGACACCAGAAGTTGTCTTGAAGGCCTCTGGCCATGTCGAAAAGTTTACGGACTTGATGGTTAAAGATGAAAAGACAGGCAGCTGTTATCGTGCTGATCACTTACTCAAGGACTTCTGTAAGGAGAAGCTCGAGAATGACAATACATTGTCACCACAGAAGGAAGAAGAATTAAACCATATTCTTGCTGTCTTGGATGATCTGTCAGCAGAACAATTAGGCGCTAAGATTAAGGAGTATGGGATTGCTGCTCCTGACACAAAGAATCCATTGTCAGATCCATACCCCTTTAATCTCATGTTTCAGACTTCCATTGGACCATCAGGTTTGAGCGCAGG GTATATGAGGCCAGAGACAGCACAGGGTATCTTTGTGAACTTCAAAGACTTGTATTACTACAATGGCAACAAACTACCCTTCGCTGCAGCCCAAATCGGCCAGGCTTTCCGCAACGAG ATATCTCCCCGTCAAGGCCTTCTAAGAGTCCGTGAATTTACGTTGGCGGAGATTGAGCACTTTGTGGACCCAGAGGACAAGTCTCATCCAAAGTTTAGTGATGTTTCTGATCTAGAGTTCCTGATGTTTCCGAGAGAAGATCAACTGACAGGAAGATCCGCCACTAGAGTTAGGCTCGGTGAAGCTGTTTCTGAG GGAACTGTGAACAATGAGACCCTTGGCTTCTTTATTGGAAGGGTCTATCTCTTCTTGACGCAGCTTGGGATTGACAAAGACCGTCTACGGTTCCGGCAGCATCTGCCAAATGAAATGGCTCACTATGCTGCTGATTGTTGGGATGCAGAGATTGAATGCTCTTATGGATGGATCGAGTGTGTTGGAATTGCTGATAGGTCAGCGTATGACTTGCGTGCCCACTCG GATAAAAGTGGTGTTCCACTCGAAGCTCATGAAAAATTCGCAGAGCCCAGAGAAGTGGAG AAGTTAGTTATAACCCCATCAAAgaaggagcttggtcttgcattcAAAGGGGACCAAAAGATGGTTCTCGAAGCATTGGAA GCCATGGGTGAAACTGAAGCTCTGGGTATGAAAGCAGCTTTAGAGTCTAAAGGGGATGTTGAGTTTAAGGTTTGTACCCTTGGGAAGGATGTTACCATAAAGAGAAATATGGTTTCAATTAACATGGAGAAGAAAAAGGAACATCAAAGGAAGTTCACTCCTTCTGTCATAGAGCCATCATTTGGCATAGGGAGAATTATTTACTGCTTGTTCGAACATTGCTTCTATCAAAGGACTGGCAAGACAGATGATGAGCAGTTGAATGTGTTTCGTTTTCCCCCTCTTGTTGCTCCAATTAAGTGTACTGTGTTTCCACTGGTCAAGGTTGAGAAATTTGATGTTGTTGCCAAGAAAATTTCAAAAGCTTTGACAACAGCAGGGATTTCTCACATTATCGACATCACAG GCACTTCGATTGGTAAGCGGTATGCAAGGACAGACGAAATCGGCGTCCCCCTGGCGATCACAGTCGACTCAACTACAAGTGTGACTGTTCGTGACCGGGACAGCAAGGATCAGATCCGTGTGGAGGTCGACGAGGTGGCTTTGGTTGTGAAGGAAGTGACCGATGGGCAGAGCACCTGGGCAGACATCATGTGGAGATACCCAGCACATACCGCCTTGGCCACCGATGAGGAAGAAGCTTCAGAAACCTGA